The following is a genomic window from Acidimicrobiales bacterium.
CGTTCCGCAGGCCGCACCGAGGGCAAGCCCGCCGGCGAGGAGCCCCGCTCCGAGTTGACGGCGCGAGATCACGGCGCCTCCCTCGCGTCCGCCGCCGCGTTGAGCGTCCCCGCGACGGCACCGAGACCGAACCCGACGCCACCAGCCATCAGGCCGGCGAAGCTGCGAAGGGCGAGTGCACCGTCGAGCTGCGGCGGGTGTGAGAGAGCGTGGCCCAGCAGGTTCAGGACCACGAGCAGGCCGATCACCGCGAAGACGACCCCTTGCGGTGCGAGCCTGACCCGTTCAGGCAGGCGCATGCCCGCGGGGAAGACGACACGGCCTGCGTACCAGTCGGCGCGGCCCCACTGGCGACCGAAGAGGTAGTTGGCGCCGGCGGTTATAACGACCGAGCCGAGCAGGTCCGAACCCAGCGTCTTGGTAGACACGCCGTAGCGGTACGCGGCCCACGCGAGACCGACGTTGACGGCCGCGCTGAAGATACCGAGGGGAAGCGCTCCCATCATCCACGCGCGCCGCAGGAGCGGCACCGGCCCCACGGCGATGACGGGCAACCCGTGGGCACGGCGCCCCGCGAGGAGCACTGCTCGCCGGCGTCCGAAAGCTCCCGCAAGGACGAGCGCGGTCCCGCCGACCGCCGCCGCCCATCCCCACAGCAACGAGAACCCGATCGGACGGCCGAGCAGCCCGGCTGAGCTGAGCCCGAGCACGGCGAGGGCGGCGGCACCGGCCACGACCGCCGACTCGAGACCCTTGCGCCAGTGCGCCCAGCCCGAGCCGGCGAGGTCGGAACGGTC
Proteins encoded in this region:
- a CDS encoding VOC family protein — translated: MTAIPIAFSTSGRSRRGRVQLAGLAITAPRWREAVESWCEVVGLDPPGVDVGLGGLTRRRSITVELVDPADALPAAESEVRADEPEAAEPGIAWLVVTTDDLDAALRRVEAAGSPLIAPPLVDTRGNRVAAVKGPLGFTVRIVELQPRARLSLLAGQGPRRAEAHLRLVAGVNAVSALVLTGFLAHLAVSRSPHHQVSFGFMIGFCTLLAAAAALVGYPNGLMAGEDEHARGAVRTMRAEVAGSDRSDLAGSGWAHWRKGLESAVVAGAAALAVLGLSSAGLLGRPIGFSLLWGWAAAVGGTALVLAGAFGRRRAVLLAGRRAHGLPVIAVGPVPLLRRAWMMGALPLGIFSAAVNVGLAWAAYRYGVSTKTLGSDLLGSVVITAGANYLFGRQWGRADWYAGRVVFPAGMRLPERVRLAPQGVVFAVIGLLVVLNLLGHALSHPPQLDGALALRSFAGLMAGGVGFGLGAVAGTLNAAADAREAP